One window of the Sander lucioperca isolate FBNREF2018 chromosome 5, SLUC_FBN_1.2, whole genome shotgun sequence genome contains the following:
- the ppm1na gene encoding protein phosphatase, Mg2+/Mn2+ dependent, 1Na (putative) encodes MKTARRASNVEVPSFLRQLVKETEKMVTFFFKGGPKETGSGEEDDLDEDDLMPSPYLDRPILEKHVSEGGSQLGVNYAVGSMQGWRAQMEDAHTCMPQLKGELTEWGYFAVYDGHAGTTVAQYCSKHLLEHILATGGVKANEDPEQVKEGIREGFLNIDRHMHKLTRQDNWDHSGSTAAAVLTSPRYIYFINCGDSRTVLCRNGQVVFYTEDHKPFNPREKERIQNAGGSVTLQRVNGSLAVSRALGDFDFKEVDWRPETEQLVSPEPEVYELERTPEDEFLILACDGVWDAIGNEELCAFVRSRLQVCDDLRDICSQVIDLCLYKGSLDNMSIIIICFPGAPQVSQESLQQEAALEQQIDMKVEEIIQMIRSRDEDPDLVYVIKFLAAEEIPGLPPGGGITSKRDCIISSYQKHIMTLRSQEAMDTEGSEEDSN; translated from the exons ATGAAGACGGCCAGGCGGGCCAGCAATGTGGAGGTGCCCTCTTTCCTCCGTCAGCTGGTCAAAGAGACGGAGAAGATGGTCACCTTTTTCTTCAAAGGGGGGCCCAAGGAAACTGGGTCTGGGGAGGAGGACGATTTGGATGAGGACGACTTGATGCCGAGCCCGTACCTGGATCGTCCCATCTTGGAGAAGCATGTGTCAGAGGGGGGTTCTCAATTGGGGGTGAACTACGCTGTGGGGAGCATGCAGGGCTGGAGGGCTCAGATGGAGGATGCTCACACCTGCATGCCCCAGCTGAAAGGAGAGCTGACAGAGTGGGGATACTTTGCAGTTTATGATGGACATGCAGGCACCACAGTGGCACAGTACTGCTCTAAACACCTGCTGGAGCACATCCTAGCTACAG GTGGGGTCAAAGCAAACGAGGACCCCGAGCAGGTGAAGGAGGGGATTCGCGAAGGCTTCCTGAACATTGATCGCCACATGCACAAACTGACTCGCCAGGACAACTGGGACCACAGTGGCTCCACTGCAGCAGCTGTCTTGACTTCGCCACGCTACATTTACTTTATCAACTGTGGGGACTCTCGAACCGTGCTCTGTCGTAACGGCCAGGTGGTCTTCTACACAGAGGACCACAAGCCATTCAACCCCAGAGAAAAGGAGCGCATCCAGAACGCTGGAGGCTCGGTGACCCTGCAGAGAGTCAACGGCTCGCTGGCCGTTTCCAGAGCACTAGGGGACTTTGACTTCAAGGAGGTGGACTGGAGGCCAGAGACGGAGCAGCTAGTGTCGCCGGAGCCAGAAGTGTATGAGCTGGAGAGGACACCTGAAGACGAGTTCCTAATTCTAGCATGTGACGGTGTGTGGGACGCCATTGGTAATGAGGAACTGTGTGCCTTTGTGCGCAGCCGTCTGCAGGTGTGCGATGACCTGAGAGACATTTGCAGCCAAGTGATCGACCTCTGTCTCTATAAG GGCAGCTTGGATAACAtgagcatcatcatcatctgcttCCCCGGCGCCCCCCAGGTGTCACAAGAGTCACTGCAGCAGGAGGCAGCGCTGGAGCAACAGATTGATATGAAAGTGGAAG AAATTATCCAGATGATTAGGTCCAGAGATGAGGACCCTGACCTTGTATACGTGATCAAATTCCTGGCTGCAGAAGAGATACCAGGGCTCCCACCAGGAGGAGGCATCACCAGCAA GCGAGACTGTATCAtctcttcatatcagaaacacaTCATGACTCTCAGATCTCAGGAGGCTATG GACACCGAAGGGTCAGAGGAGGACTCAAACTAA
- the LOC116047730 gene encoding 4F2 cell-surface antigen heavy chain yields the protein MEQSDKEAADEPGRMPLNAGDAGYGSVAGSRLSGRVGDAESATLLIPETEPEPFQQWRPMTKDELQVAAGGPGWRKVRCYLLLLFWLAWMAMLATSIAIVMMSPRPVATSLKWWQKSLFYQLQAEGSGGINALCEQLPYLRSLGIGALILEGLFDKKASPLNLNATGERFGTLPQILHVLTESNRADLKVVLNVCEVDLLGAQGVAGDPDETSNLTAHHALRFWLEQGVAGFAICDTDAAYSEKTLLEWKGVFKEFSSEDEERIVVVKQTGDVLLPLKNSSQRNVTLVDVVMRSILPTSQHLLSPEEVADAIETHLQTREEDIWPSWTVGGNASHDLKKLLLVLMMTLPGSPAVQYDEDLDPRQNVSLKVGSSHEDANEPSDTHTEQEKKQAVALFTTLSHSRAREEALLFGSFTFLPFNTSNSSSSSSNSTLPSPSSPPILAFLRSWGCVQFLVLLNVGPEVHSLDPAWAPSLPKAGVFVTNTRMDRLGSTTLDTLEVRPHEAIVIKLFETGSYS from the exons ATGGAGCAAAGTGATAAAGAGGCCGCTGATGAG CCGGGCAGGATGCCTCTGAACGCAGGAGACGCCGGGTACGGCAGCGTGGCAGGCTCCAGGCTGTCGGGCAGGGTGGGCGACGCAGAGTCGGCCACCCTGCTCATCCCGGAGACTGAACCGGAGCCTTTCCAGCAGTGGCGGCCCATGACCAAGGACGAGCTGCAGGTCGCCGCGGGGGGTCCGGGGTGGAGGAAGGTGCGTTGTTACCTGTTGCTGCTGTTCTGGCTGGCGTGGATGGCCATGCTCGCCACCTCCATCGCCATCGTAATGATGAGCCCCCGGCCGGTTGCTACGTCGCTCAAGTGGTGGCAGAAGTCTCTGTTCTACCAGCTGCAGGCCGAGGGGTCAGGGGGCATCAATG CGCTGTGTGAGCAGCTTCCCTACCTCAGGTCCCTGGGTATAGGAGCTCTCATCCTGGAGGGTCTGTTTGATAAGAAGGCTTCTCCTTTAAACCTCAATGCGACTGGTGAAAGGTTCGGGACTCTGCCTCAGATCCTACATGTGCTCACAGAGAGCAACAGAGCAG ATCTCAAAGTGGTGTTAAACGTCTGTGAGGTGGATCTGTTGGGAGCTCAGGGTGTAGCAGGAGACCCAGACGAGACATCAAACCTCACAGCACAT CATGCACTCCGGTTCTGGTTGGAGCAGGGTGTGGCAGGCTTTGCAATCTGTGACACAGATGCAGCGTATTCGGAAAAG aCTCTCCTGGAGTGGAAAGGTGTCTTTAAAGAATTCAGCAGTGAGGATGAGGAAAG gATTGTGGTGGTAAAACAAACGGGAGACGTTCTGCTTCCTCTGAAGAACTCCAGCCAACGCAATGTTACGCTGGTGGATGTGGTCATGAGGTCAATTCTGCCAACTTCACAACACCTCTTGTCTCCTGAGGAAGTCGCTGACGCCATAGAGACACACCTGCAAACAAGAGAAGAAGACATATGGCCCAGCTGGACA GTTGGAGGTAACGCATCCCATGACTTGAAGAAATTACTCCTAGTGTTAATGATGACACTGCCAGGATCACCTGCAGTCCAGTATGACGAAGACCTCGACCCAAGACAG AATGTGTCTCTGAAAGTCGGCTCGTCACATGAAGACGCGAACGAACCGTCAGACACCCATACA GAACAGGAGAAAAAGCAAGCTGTTGCTCTCTTCACCACCCTCAGTCACTCCAGAGCAAGAGAAGAAGCTCTTCTGTTTGGCAGCTTCACTTTCCTCCCCTTCAATACTtccaactcctcctcctcttcctccaactCCACTCTTCCCTCTCCTTCATCTCCCCCAATCCTGGCCTTCTTGCGCTCCTGGGGTTGTGTCCAATTCCTCGTTCTGCTCAACGTCGGGCCTGAGGTTCACTCCCTGGATCCCGCCTGGGCCCCGAGCCTGCCCAAAGCTGGAGTGTTCGTGACCAACACGAGAATGGACCGTTTGGGGTCGACAACTCTGGACACGCTGGAAGTGCGGCCCCACGAAGCCATTGTCATCAAACTGTTTGAAACAGGAAGCTACTCATAG